A stretch of the Medicago truncatula cultivar Jemalong A17 chromosome 5, MtrunA17r5.0-ANR, whole genome shotgun sequence genome encodes the following:
- the LOC11432905 gene encoding uncharacterized protein — translation MSPASRSKSKDKKASKETPKASVKSTGSGSATAGIPASAYNPLLGTFHTLDTSAIPSTSPMHSNGRFRNIDETDEHPGSLVVAGVEYDSVSNNGSWSGESEEHKEKTSNPPVKPEVVPGADNDKREKIRQKNERKHQRQKERRAQELRERCRSYLMSRKLETLAQQFVAMGFSHERATMALVLNEGRVEESVAWLFESGDEADGQNDKTTGKGSLKIDISEELARIADMEIRYGCSKQEVERVIVSCEGDLEKAAEILRESKHDPPSAPPKPEETGDPPIINNGKQSGVSGLNPRSQTKPVPSLSQLRIDEKDFNYTKAAITNGVSSESSSKNIQPLKRMLPKSEWVKPQQATILSDKRWPGAGSNPSVSYSLASPLQVAPPPAKTEARYVSVGGDYKNLQPGAAKEPIVVMQRPQTLNAKQVPASSNSSSPPGMSASWYPTNSVEAMRSNVFLPQAPSTRNPSPNYLSTNQMYHQLQYQPQQQFVAGSSSNSVDPQATNRGNSNWNRATGASPTLAAASSLGLFPGKGSAATSGASSPVDWSTGGSMQFDYTSIDWSLDRGLSSPGSNALWLGLSPFTKSRAQTYDSNSNASGGVAQQQTMRSLPSNGSLLSNGSTVPMAGLQDGGAASGETSAAGSREWSSPFEGKDLFSLPRQFVSSPSR, via the coding sequence ATGTCTCCTGCATCCCGATCTAAGTCTAAAGATAAAAAGGCTAGCAAGGAAACTCCAAAGGCTTCTGTGAAGTCCACAGGATCTGGCAGTGCAACAGCTGGTATTCCAGCGAGTGCATACAATCCATTATTAGGAACATTCCATACTTTGGACACATCAGCGATACCCTCTACCTCACCAATGCATTCTAATGGTCGTTTTCGGAACATAGATGAGACAGATGAACATCCTGGCAGCTTGGTGGTAGCTGGTGTTGAGTATGATTCTGTTTCTAACAATGGTAGTTGGTCTGGGGAGTCTGAAGAGCATAAAGAGAAAACTTCTAATCCTCCTGTTAAGCCGGAAGTAGTTCCTGGAGCTGATAATGACAAGCGAGAGAAAATCCGCcaaaagaatgagagaaaacatCAACGGCAGAAGGAAAGGCGAGCACAGGAGCTGCGTGAGCGGTGCAGAAGTTATCTTATGTCAAGGAAACTTGAGACACTGGCTCAACAGTTCGTGGCTATGGGATTTTCTCATGAACGGGCAACAATGGCACTGGTATTGAATGAAGGTAGGGTGGAGGAATCAGTTGCATGGCTATTTGAAAGTGGTGATGAAGCAGATGGTCAAAATGATAAAACCACAGGTAAGGGCAGTTTGAAAATTGACATATCAGAAGAACTTGCTAGGATTGCAGACATGGAAATTAGGTATGGATGTTCAAAACAGGAGGTTGAAAGAGTCATCGTTTCCTGTGAGGGTGATCTTGAAAAGGCTGCAGAGATCTTGAGAGAATCGAAACATGATCCACCATCTGCTCCACCAAAGCCAGAGGAAACTGGCGATCCTCCTATCATCAACAATGGTAAGCAGTCAGGAGTTTCTGGTCTGAACCCAAGGTCACAAACAAAACCTGTTCCTTCTCTGAGCCAACTCAGAATAGATGAAAAAGATTTTAACTATACAAAAGCAGCAATTACAAATGGAGTATCTTCAGAATCCAGTAGCAAAAATATACAACCTCTAAAGAGAATGCTGCCTAAGTCTGAATGGGTAAAGCCACAACAGGCAACTATATTATCTGACAAAAGGTGGCCTGGTGCAGGATCTAATCCTTCTGTTTCTTATTCACTGGCTTCACCGTTGCAAGTGGCTCCCCCACCTGCTAAGACTGAAGCTCGTTATGTGTCTGTTGGGGGTGATTATAAAAATCTTCAACCTGGAGCAGCCAAGGAACCCATAGTTGTAATGCAGCGGCCCCAAACTCTAAATGCAAAGCAGGTTCCAGCCTCAAGCAATAGTTCATCACCTCCTGGAATGTCTGCCAGTTGGTATCCAACTAACAGTGTAGAAGCTATGAGGTCTAATGTGTTTTTACCTCAAGCTCCTAGTACTAGAAATCCTAGTCCAAACTATCTAAGTACTAATCAAATGTATCACCAACTTCAATATCAACCTCAACAACAATTTGTTGCTGGCAGCAGTAGTAACTCAGTAGATCCTCAAGCAACCAATCGAGGGAATAGCAACTGGAATAGAGCGACGGGTGCGTCTCCAACGCTTGCTGCTGCTTCTTCTCTAGGTCTCTTTCCAGGGAAAGGGTCGGCAGCCACATCAGGGGCATCTTCTCCAGTCGACTGGAGCACTGGCGGGTCGATGCAATTTGATTACACCAGCATAGACTGGTCTTTGGATAGAGGTTTGTCTTCACCAGGGTCAAATGCTTTATGGTTAGGGCTTTCACCTTTTACAAAGAGTAGGGCTCAAACGTatgattcaaattcaaatgctTCCGGAGGTGTTGCTCAACAACAGACAATGAGATCATTGCCCTCAAATGGTTCATTGCTCTCAAATGGCAGTACTGTCCCGATGGCTGGATTGCAAGATGGCGGAGCAGCTTCTGGTGAAACTTCTGCTGCTGGTTCCCGGGAGTGGAGTTCTCCTTTTGAAGGAAAAGATCTTTTTAGTTTACCGAGACAGTTTGTTTCTTCTCCATCTCGGTAA
- the LOC11424560 gene encoding dr1-associated corepressor isoform X1, translating to MRKKLDTRFPAARIKKIMQADEDIGKIALAVPLLVSKALELFLQDLCDRTYEITLGRGAKTVNAFHLKQCIQTCNVFDFLKDTVSKVPDLGGSAATGDDQTVTKRRKVSEDDDDDDSDEEIKRSKMREPAHTSGRGRGRGRGRGRGRGSKTVDQEINSHVKFEDDCEASKQNGNHTQNNESPEIVRESDEVKLSSPVREPEEVKHCSPVRKPAEVVVRNFDLNLNPDPDDDMDVISTPTPIPTGSSSKSVSEEKMKSISEEKIEEYPGWSLSDMEKMAIDPLQLANLSKRIDEDIEDYDEEV from the exons ATGAGAAAGAAACTAGATACTCGTTTCCCTGCT GCTAGGATTAAGAAAATTATGCAAGCTGATGAAGATATAGGGAAGATTGCATTGGCTGTGCCTCTTCTAGTTT CAAAAGCACTAGAGCTATTTCTGCAAGATTTGTGTGATAGAACATACGAGATAACACTTGGGAGGGGAGCAAAGACCGTGAATGCTTTTCATTT AAAACAGTGCATACAAACTTGTAATGTCTTTGATTTTCTGAAAGATACTGTGAGCAAAGTTCCCGATTTAGGCGGTTCTGCTGCAACTGGTGACGACCAAACTGTCACTAAGAGAAG GAAAGTTTCtgaagatgatgatgacgaTGACAGCGACGAGGAGATCAAGAGAAGTAAAATG CGAGAACCTGCGCATACCAGTGGAAGGGGTAGGGGTAGAGGTAGGGGTCGTGGCCGTGGCCGTGGAAGTAAAACCGTAGATCAAGAGATCAATTCACATGTCAAGTTTGAAGATGATTGTGAAGCATCGAAGCAAAATGGTAACCACACTCAAAATAATGAAAGCCCGGAAATTGTGCGAGAGTCCGATGAAGTTAAATTGAGTTCACCAGTCAGAGAACCTGAGGAAGTTAAACATTGTTCACCGGTCAGAAAACCAGCTGAAGTGGTCGTTcgaaattttgatttaaatctGAATCCGGATCCGGATGACGACATGGATGTAATATCCACACCAACTCCTATCCCAACTGGTTCATCTTCAAAATCAGTTTCAGAAGAGAAGATGAAATCAATTTCAGAAGAGAAGATTGAGGAATACCCTGGATGGTCCTTGTCTGATATGGAAAAAATGGCTATTGATCCCTTACAACTAGCCAACTTAAGTAAAAGGATTGATGAAGATATAGAAGATTATGATGAAGAAGTGTAG
- the LOC11424560 gene encoding AP-3 complex subunit beta-1 isoform X2 has product MQADEDIGKIALAVPLLVSKALELFLQDLCDRTYEITLGRGAKTVNAFHLKQCIQTCNVFDFLKDTVSKVPDLGGSAATGDDQTVTKRRKVSEDDDDDDSDEEIKRSKMREPAHTSGRGRGRGRGRGRGRGSKTVDQEINSHVKFEDDCEASKQNGNHTQNNESPEIVRESDEVKLSSPVREPEEVKHCSPVRKPAEVVVRNFDLNLNPDPDDDMDVISTPTPIPTGSSSKSVSEEKMKSISEEKIEEYPGWSLSDMEKMAIDPLQLANLSKRIDEDIEDYDEEV; this is encoded by the exons ATGCAAGCTGATGAAGATATAGGGAAGATTGCATTGGCTGTGCCTCTTCTAGTTT CAAAAGCACTAGAGCTATTTCTGCAAGATTTGTGTGATAGAACATACGAGATAACACTTGGGAGGGGAGCAAAGACCGTGAATGCTTTTCATTT AAAACAGTGCATACAAACTTGTAATGTCTTTGATTTTCTGAAAGATACTGTGAGCAAAGTTCCCGATTTAGGCGGTTCTGCTGCAACTGGTGACGACCAAACTGTCACTAAGAGAAG GAAAGTTTCtgaagatgatgatgacgaTGACAGCGACGAGGAGATCAAGAGAAGTAAAATG CGAGAACCTGCGCATACCAGTGGAAGGGGTAGGGGTAGAGGTAGGGGTCGTGGCCGTGGCCGTGGAAGTAAAACCGTAGATCAAGAGATCAATTCACATGTCAAGTTTGAAGATGATTGTGAAGCATCGAAGCAAAATGGTAACCACACTCAAAATAATGAAAGCCCGGAAATTGTGCGAGAGTCCGATGAAGTTAAATTGAGTTCACCAGTCAGAGAACCTGAGGAAGTTAAACATTGTTCACCGGTCAGAAAACCAGCTGAAGTGGTCGTTcgaaattttgatttaaatctGAATCCGGATCCGGATGACGACATGGATGTAATATCCACACCAACTCCTATCCCAACTGGTTCATCTTCAAAATCAGTTTCAGAAGAGAAGATGAAATCAATTTCAGAAGAGAAGATTGAGGAATACCCTGGATGGTCCTTGTCTGATATGGAAAAAATGGCTATTGATCCCTTACAACTAGCCAACTTAAGTAAAAGGATTGATGAAGATATAGAAGATTATGATGAAGAAGTGTAG